One segment of Macrotis lagotis isolate mMagLag1 chromosome 1, bilby.v1.9.chrom.fasta, whole genome shotgun sequence DNA contains the following:
- the LRRTM2 gene encoding leucine-rich repeat transmembrane neuronal protein 2, whose product MGLHFKWPLGAPMLAALYAMSVVLKMLPALGMACPPKCRCEKLLFYCDSQGFHSVPNNTDKGSLGLSLRHNHISELERDQFASFSQLTWLHLDHNQIATVKEDSFQGLYKLKELILSSNKISYLPNTTFSQLLNLQNLDLSFNQLSSLHPELFYGLRKLQTLHLRSNSLRTIPVRLFWDCRSLEFLDLSTNRLRSLARNGFAGLIKLRELHLEHNQLTKINFAHFLRLSSLHTLFLQWNKISNLTCGMEWTWGTIEKLDLTGNEIKAIDFTVFETMPNLKILLMDNNKLHSLDSRILNSLRSLTTVGLSGNLWECSPKICSLATWLSGFQGRWEHSILCHSPDHTQGEDILDAVYGFQLCWNLSTTVTAMATSDKDPTTEYTKRISSSSYHVGDKESPTTAGIAVTTDEHFPEPDNAIFTQRVITGTMALLFSFFFIIFIVFISRKCCPPTLRRIRQCSMIQNHRQLRSQTRLHMSNMSDQGPYNEYEPTHEGPFIIINGYGQCKCQQLPYKECEV is encoded by the exons ATGG GCTTACATTTCAAGTGGCCATTAGGGGCTCCTATGCTGGCAGCACTATATGCAATGAGTGTGGTTTTAAAAATGCTGCCTGCCTTGGGCATGGCTTGTCCACCAAAATGCCGCTGCGAGAAGCTGCTCTTTTACTGTGACTCTCAGGGGTTTCACTCAGTGCCAAACAACACTGACAAGGGCTCTCTAGGTTTGTCACTGAGGCACAATCACATTTCTGAACTTGAAAGGGATCAATTTGCAAGCTTCAGTCAACTTACTTGGCTCCACTTAGACCATAATCAAATTGCAACAGTTAAAGAAGATTCTTTTCAAGGACTCTATAAACTTAAGGAATTAATCCTAAGTTCCAACAAAATATCTTACTTGCCAAACACAACTTTTAGTCAACTGCTTAACCTGCAAAATTTGGACCTGTCTTTTAATCAGCTATCATCTCTGCATCCAGAATTATTCTATGGCCTTCGGAAGCTGCAAACCTTACATTTGCGTTCCAATTCCCTGCGGACCATTCCTGTTCGCCTTTTCTGGGACTGTCGTAGTCTGGAGTTTCTGGATTTGAGCACAAATCGTTTGCGAAGTTTGGCTCGTAATGGATTTGCAGGATTAATCAAACTGAGAGAGCTTCACCTAGAGCACAACCAGCTGACAAAGATTAATTTTGCTCATTTCCTACGGCTAAGCAGTCTGCACACGCTCTTCTTACAGTGGAACAAAATTAGCAACTTGACATGTGGGATGGAGTGGACTTGGGGCACTATCGAAAAGCTTGATTTGACAGGAAATGAAATCAAAGCCATTGATTTCACAGTGTTTGAGACCATGCCTAATCTTAAAATACTTCTAATGGATAACAACAAGCTACACAGCCTGGATTCCAGGATCttaaattctctcagatccttgACTACAGTTGGCCTCTCTGGCAATCTGTGGGAATGCAGCCCCAAAATATGTTCACTGGCCACATGGTTGAGCGGCTTCCAAGGTCGATGGGAGCACTCAATATTGTGCCACAGCCCAGACCACACCCAGGGAGAGGATATTCTAGATGCAGTTTATGGATTTCAGCTTTGCTGGAATTTATCAACTACTGTCACTGCCATGGCTACAAGTGATAAAGATCCAACTACTGAATACACAAAAAGAATAAGCTCATCAAGTTACCATGTGGGAGACAAAGAAAGCCCAACTACTGCAGGCATAGCAGTTACTACCGATGAACACTTTCCCGAACCAGACAATGCCATCTTCACTCAGCGGGTAATTACAGGAACAATggctttattattttctttcttttttattatttttatagtgttcatctcCAGGAAATGCTGCCCTCCTACTTTAAGAAGAATTAGGCAGTGCTCAATGATTCAGAACCACAGGCAACTCCGATCCCAAACACGACTCCATATGTCAAATATGTCAGACCAAGGACCATATAATGAATATGAACCCACCCATGAAGGACCCTTCATCATCATTAATGGTTACGGACAGTGCAAGTGTCAGCAGCTGCCATATAAAGAATGTGAAGTATAA